A window of the Gossypium hirsutum isolate 1008001.06 chromosome A03, Gossypium_hirsutum_v2.1, whole genome shotgun sequence genome harbors these coding sequences:
- the LOC121219158 gene encoding transcription factor PIF7 encodes MSHCVVPNCWNLKHQSQEQVHFVEEEENEANRSSHISNPMSNHEVAELTWQNGQLAFHGLNRHLPTASSKPTWGISGDTLESIVHQATCLHTQNHNFNLLQHDQNQTPVVVSSIAASSGSSGRSPTAAVVKKRARSSSDVCGEIPRGGVGEEYASACASANAAFCKENDDSTMMTWASHLSPQTMKAKAIDEDYAYQDGSENQDEEQETRGETDRSQATRRSRASAIHNLSERRRRHRIKQKMNTLQKLVPNASKTDKASMLDEVIEYLKQLQTQVEMMSMRNMAAQMMMQQTRWQLQMSALARMGVGMGIGMLDDNNSLAPNPSPVTAPTHTFLPPPPPTFVTPPPMIPTRFAAAAQANSDASSHGSIPSPDPYCTFLAQSMNMELYNNKMAALYRPQINQTTQTSSNPSRSNNVAKD; translated from the exons ATGAGCCACTGTGTAGTTCCAAATTGTTGGAATCTAAAGCACCAATCTCAAGAACAAGTCCATTtcgtagaagaagaagaaaatgaagccAATCGATCTTCCCACATAAGCAACCCCAT GTCCAACCATGAAGTTGCAGAGCTAACATGGCAAAATGGTCAGCTAGCTTTCCATGGGTTGAATAGGCACCTTCCTACTGCTTCATCAAAGCCGACATGGGGTATTTCTGGTGACACACTAGAGTCCATAGTCCATCAAGCCACATGCCTTCACACCCAAAACCATAACTTCAACTTACTTCAACATGACCAGAACCAGACACCGGTAGTCGTGAGCTCCATTGCTGCATCATCGGGGAGCTCCGGTCGTTCGCCAACAGCAGCGGTGGTAAAGAAACGGGCACGGTCGAGCTCCGATGTATGCGGGGAAATTCCAAGAGGTGGTGTTGGAGAAGAATATGCTAGTGCATGCGCGAGTGCTAATGCTGCATTTTGCAAGGAGAATGATGATAGTACGATGATGACTTGGGCATCCCATCTGTCGCCTCAAACTATGAAGGCCAAAGCCATCGATGAGGACTATGCTTATCAGGATGGATCG GAAAACCAAGATGAGGAACAGGAGACTAGAGGTGAAACAGATCGCTCCCAGGCCACAAGACGGAGTCGAGCATCAGCAATTCATAATCTCTCTGAAAGG AGACGAAGACATAGAATTAAGCAAAAGATGAATACTCTTCAGAAGCTAGTGCCAAATGCAAGTAAG ACAGATAAAGCTTCGATGCTTGATGAAGTGATTGAATACTTGAAACAACTCCAAACACAAGTCGAAATGATGAGTATGAGAAACATGGCGGCCCAGATGATGATGCAGCAGACGCGGTGGCAGCTTCAAATGTCGGCTTTAGCTCGGATGGGCGTCGGAATGGGGATCGGAATGCTTGACGATAACAACTCCTTGGCTCCCAATCCTTCACCAGTCACTGCTCCCACCCACACatttcttcctcctcctcctccaacCTTCGTGACACCGCCGCCTATGATTCCAACGCGCTTCGCCGCGGCTGCTCAAGCGAATTCAGATGCTAGCTCACATGGCTCTATTCCTTCGCCTGATCCGTATTGCACTTTTCTAGCGCAA TCCATGAATATGGAACTCTACAATAACAAGATGGCAGCACTGTATCGACCACAAATTAATCAAACTACACAGACATCAAGCAACCCATCGAGGTCAAACAATGTAGCAAAGGATTAA